A part of Melittangium boletus DSM 14713 genomic DNA contains:
- a CDS encoding acyl-CoA synthetase: MFIGDWMGRGAMYWPEQTAVVDVARGDAGRYTYRTMNARAEALAGWLRDVAGVRRGDRVGLVAHNGVEYLDAFFACGKLGALFVPFNWRLHAQELTELVRDTGPRVLLFSDEFSNGIAAVHRQVGDALRLVHLEGEGLPGSHPYAEALAHRSTTKVTNEEVREEDILCLLFTGGTTGRSKGACISYRMVAWNTLNTLVHELRPGDITVTHTPMFHTGGLLVYTLPLLTVGGTVVLMRRWDADEMLRLVEKEKVTFFFAVPTQYQQMYDAPRFRSADLSSVRFVTSGGAPLPVPLLQAWQAVHRVPFKQGFGMTEFGPGIFSMGPEFAVSKAGSIGRPNYFVDARLVDDDGREVSEGGTGELVLKAPSMCSGYFENAEATAEAIDAQGWFHTGDLARRDADGFYFIVGRKKDMFISGGENVYPLELESALHEHPAVQACAVVGVPDAKWGEVGRAFVVLKPGAQATPEALLEHLRGRVARYKVPKRVDCVGSLPVSAAGKILKRELRERALAEEGPSGGAKA; encoded by the coding sequence ATGTTCATCGGTGATTGGATGGGCCGGGGGGCCATGTACTGGCCCGAGCAGACCGCGGTGGTGGACGTCGCCCGGGGAGACGCGGGCCGCTACACCTACCGGACGATGAACGCGCGCGCCGAGGCGCTCGCGGGTTGGTTGCGGGACGTGGCGGGCGTGCGCCGGGGAGACCGGGTGGGGCTCGTGGCCCACAACGGCGTGGAGTACCTGGATGCCTTCTTCGCCTGCGGCAAGCTGGGGGCGCTCTTCGTGCCCTTCAACTGGCGCCTGCACGCGCAGGAGCTGACGGAGCTGGTGCGGGACACCGGTCCGCGCGTGCTGCTCTTCAGCGACGAGTTCAGCAACGGCATCGCGGCGGTGCACCGGCAGGTGGGCGACGCGTTGCGGCTCGTGCACCTGGAGGGCGAGGGGCTGCCGGGCAGCCATCCCTATGCCGAGGCGCTCGCGCACCGCTCCACCACGAAGGTGACGAACGAGGAGGTGCGCGAGGAGGACATCCTCTGCCTGCTCTTCACCGGTGGCACCACGGGCCGCTCCAAGGGCGCGTGCATCAGCTACCGGATGGTGGCGTGGAACACGCTCAACACGCTCGTGCACGAGCTGCGGCCGGGTGACATCACCGTGACGCACACGCCCATGTTCCACACGGGCGGATTGCTCGTGTACACGCTGCCCCTGCTCACCGTGGGCGGCACGGTGGTGCTCATGCGCCGCTGGGACGCGGACGAGATGCTGCGGCTGGTGGAGAAGGAGAAGGTGACGTTCTTCTTCGCCGTGCCCACGCAATACCAGCAGATGTACGACGCGCCCCGCTTCCGCTCGGCGGACCTGTCCAGCGTGCGCTTCGTGACGAGCGGCGGGGCGCCCCTGCCGGTGCCGCTGCTCCAGGCGTGGCAGGCCGTGCACCGGGTGCCCTTCAAGCAGGGCTTCGGCATGACGGAGTTCGGCCCCGGCATCTTCAGCATGGGCCCCGAGTTCGCCGTGTCCAAGGCGGGCTCCATCGGCCGGCCCAACTACTTCGTCGACGCGCGGCTCGTGGACGATGACGGCCGGGAAGTGTCCGAGGGCGGGACGGGCGAGCTCGTGCTCAAGGCGCCCTCCATGTGCTCGGGCTACTTCGAGAACGCGGAGGCCACCGCCGAGGCCATCGACGCCCAGGGGTGGTTTCACACCGGGGATCTGGCGCGTCGCGACGCGGACGGCTTCTACTTCATCGTCGGTCGCAAGAAGGACATGTTCATCTCCGGAGGCGAGAACGTGTACCCGCTGGAGCTGGAGTCCGCGCTGCACGAGCACCCCGCCGTGCAGGCGTGCGCGGTGGTGGGCGTGCCCGACGCGAAGTGGGGCGAGGTGGGGCGGGCCTTCGTGGTGCTCAAGCCGGGTGCCCAGGCCACCCCCGAGGCCCTGCTGGAGCACCTGCGTGGCCGGGTGGCCCGCTACAAGGTGCCCAAGCGCGTGGACTGCGTGGGCTCCCTGCCCGTGTCGGCGGCGGGGAAGATCCTCAAGCGCGAGTTGCGCGAGCGGGCGCTCGCGGAAGAAGGCCCGAGCGGCGGCGCGAAGGCCTGA
- a CDS encoding alpha/beta fold hydrolase translates to MKTPIAWALLALAGLSSGCVTSYAARPALSFQDFDYSSTEGKPWPLGRMALPETAATHALQRVPEVAYVELNPEGAQTVVFIHGLGSYLKFWRYQLDAFAARGYRVLALDLPGYGKSDKPASFPYTMEAMADVVHEFSQKLGASQPILVGHSMGGQTALSYALRYPQDLKALVLTSPAGFEHFSVREKAWFKRAFSTSLIKSASESSIWGSVRQANFERWRPELDWLIEERVRVAKSPEFDSYAYANVRTVNGLAHNDFVRDSLTQVAVPTLIIYGEDDRLIPNAFLHGGWARDVMRYGHERISGSKLVGLAGCGHIVQMDCPQEYNPQVFGFLDGLGASSPPAP, encoded by the coding sequence ATGAAGACTCCCATTGCATGGGCACTGCTCGCCCTGGCGGGCCTCTCCTCCGGATGCGTGACCTCGTACGCGGCGCGCCCGGCCCTGTCCTTCCAGGACTTCGACTACTCCTCCACCGAGGGCAAGCCCTGGCCCCTGGGACGCATGGCCCTGCCGGAGACGGCCGCCACCCACGCCCTCCAGCGCGTGCCCGAGGTGGCCTACGTCGAGCTCAACCCCGAGGGCGCCCAGACGGTCGTCTTCATCCATGGGTTGGGCTCGTACCTGAAGTTCTGGCGCTACCAACTGGATGCCTTCGCCGCCCGGGGCTATCGCGTCCTCGCCTTGGATCTGCCGGGCTATGGCAAGTCCGACAAGCCCGCCTCCTTCCCCTACACCATGGAGGCCATGGCGGATGTGGTGCACGAGTTCTCCCAGAAGCTGGGCGCCTCCCAGCCCATCCTCGTGGGCCACTCCATGGGCGGCCAGACGGCGCTCTCCTACGCTCTGCGCTACCCCCAGGATTTGAAGGCGCTCGTGCTCACCTCTCCCGCGGGCTTCGAGCACTTCAGCGTCCGGGAGAAGGCCTGGTTCAAGCGCGCCTTCAGCACCTCGCTCATCAAGAGCGCGTCCGAGTCCTCCATCTGGGGCAGTGTGCGGCAGGCCAACTTCGAGCGCTGGCGGCCGGAGCTCGATTGGCTCATCGAGGAGCGCGTGCGCGTGGCCAAGAGCCCCGAGTTCGACTCCTACGCCTACGCCAACGTGCGCACGGTGAATGGCCTCGCCCACAACGACTTCGTGCGCGACAGCCTGACGCAGGTGGCCGTGCCCACCCTCATCATCTACGGCGAGGATGACCGCCTCATCCCCAACGCCTTCCTTCACGGCGGCTGGGCGCGCGATGTCATGCGCTATGGCCACGAGCGGATTTCCGGCTCGAAGCTGGTGGGACTCGCGGGTTGCGGCCACATCGTGCAGATGGACTGCCCCCAGGAGTACAACCCCCAGGTGTTCGGCTTCCTCGACGGGCTCGGGGCCTCCTCTCCTCCGGCGCCCTGA
- a CDS encoding GreA/GreB family elongation factor — protein MPPLDKNSLLTQLVDRLHQSDRLAHRAEADAREAARSLATESEKKEDGRAAIEYGSLATGQAQRARRVHEELQALAELQQAGLPRQNPKGPVALGAIIDMSTEDEEGFAERTFFLLPVGAGTELTGPGGDGFLSVITPSSPVGRALMGRRAGDTIEVTLAGEVREWTVLEIA, from the coding sequence ATGCCACCGCTGGACAAGAATTCGTTGCTCACCCAACTCGTCGACCGGCTCCACCAGAGTGACCGGCTCGCCCACCGCGCCGAGGCCGACGCGCGAGAGGCCGCCCGTTCTCTCGCCACCGAGTCCGAGAAGAAGGAAGACGGCCGCGCCGCCATCGAATACGGCAGCCTCGCCACCGGCCAGGCCCAGCGCGCCCGCCGCGTCCACGAGGAGTTGCAGGCGCTCGCCGAGTTGCAGCAGGCGGGCCTGCCTCGCCAGAATCCCAAGGGGCCCGTGGCCCTGGGCGCCATCATCGACATGTCCACCGAGGACGAGGAGGGCTTCGCCGAGCGCACCTTCTTCCTCTTGCCCGTGGGCGCCGGTACCGAGCTGACGGGCCCCGGCGGCGATGGCTTCCTCTCCGTCATCACCCCCTCCTCCCCCGTGGGCCGCGCGCTCATGGGACGTCGGGCAGGCGACACCATCGAGGTGACGCTCGCCGGGGAAGTGCGGGAGTGGACGGTCCTCGAGATCGCCTGA
- a CDS encoding 3-oxoacyl-ACP synthase III family protein, which yields MRYANILATGRYVPEKVLTNADVERILGEPVDAWLQQNVGIRQRHVMAEHEVTSDLCVNAARQAMERAGVKPGELDLIVVATDTPDYLSPATASVVQAKLGAANAGTYDLNCACAGWVTALDVASKTIAADDSYRRVLVVGAYGMTRYVNWKDKKTCTLFADGAGAVVLGAGDTPGFLGAKLLAAGEYHDALGVYTGGTWRPATAETVALTGGKPAVQFVRKFPATFNTDRWPQLLKQLLERAKLTMNDVDQFILTQLNLRTIEATMQVLEQPLSKTHWTMDKWGYTGSACIPMTLDDAVVQGKIKKGDLIALCASGGGLAMASALYRWTA from the coding sequence ATGCGATACGCCAACATCCTGGCCACCGGCCGCTATGTCCCCGAGAAGGTCCTCACCAACGCCGACGTGGAGCGCATCCTCGGCGAGCCCGTGGACGCCTGGCTCCAGCAGAACGTGGGCATCCGGCAGCGCCACGTCATGGCCGAGCACGAGGTGACGTCCGACCTGTGCGTGAACGCGGCCCGGCAGGCCATGGAGCGCGCGGGCGTGAAGCCGGGCGAGTTGGATCTCATCGTCGTGGCCACGGACACGCCGGACTACCTGAGCCCCGCCACGGCCTCGGTGGTGCAGGCGAAGCTGGGCGCGGCCAACGCGGGGACGTACGACCTCAACTGCGCGTGCGCGGGCTGGGTGACGGCACTGGACGTGGCGAGCAAGACGATCGCCGCGGACGACAGCTACCGGCGCGTCCTGGTGGTGGGCGCCTACGGGATGACCCGCTACGTGAACTGGAAGGACAAGAAGACCTGCACGCTCTTCGCGGACGGCGCGGGCGCGGTGGTGCTCGGCGCGGGGGACACGCCCGGCTTCCTCGGCGCGAAGCTGCTCGCGGCGGGCGAGTACCATGACGCGCTGGGTGTCTACACCGGTGGCACCTGGCGGCCCGCCACGGCGGAGACGGTGGCGCTCACCGGCGGCAAGCCCGCGGTGCAGTTCGTGCGCAAGTTCCCCGCGACCTTCAACACGGATCGCTGGCCCCAGCTCCTCAAGCAACTGCTCGAGCGCGCGAAGCTGACCATGAACGACGTGGACCAGTTCATCCTCACCCAGCTCAACCTGCGCACCATCGAGGCCACCATGCAGGTCCTCGAGCAGCCCCTGTCCAAGACGCACTGGACGATGGACAAGTGGGGCTACACGGGCTCGGCGTGCATCCCCATGACGCTGGATGACGCGGTGGTCCAGGGGAAGATCAAGAAGGGCGACCTCATCGCCCTGTGTGCCAGCGGCGGGGGGCTCGCCATGGCCTCGGCGCTCTACCGCTGGACGGCCTGA
- a CDS encoding rhodanese-like domain-containing protein: MTPKELSQKARELVGEGWVLLDVRTPEEFRQGHPEPARNIPVQELPQRLAEVGPPGTRVVVYCQAGGRSAAAAQILRANGYPELFDLKSVNNW, translated from the coding sequence ATGACGCCGAAAGAGCTGTCGCAGAAGGCCCGCGAGCTGGTGGGCGAGGGTTGGGTGCTGCTGGACGTGCGCACCCCCGAGGAGTTCCGTCAGGGCCACCCGGAGCCCGCGCGCAACATCCCGGTGCAGGAGTTGCCCCAGCGCCTCGCGGAGGTGGGCCCGCCGGGCACGCGGGTGGTGGTGTACTGCCAGGCCGGGGGCCGCAGCGCGGCGGCGGCGCAGATTCTCCGCGCCAACGGTTACCCGGAGCTCTTCGACTTGAAGTCGGTGAACAACTGGTAG
- a CDS encoding alpha/beta fold hydrolase, which translates to MKAHLCWLLAATLLGACGGADETALPSAGSDAAVLEEALRETGGGGTGWREGFVQLTTGVRMHYVEQGRQDGPVLVLLHGYTDSFHSFDLDSALLPSRYHVYALDLRGHGDSSRPTCCYSQSNLAADVVAFLNSRGVSQAVLVGHSMGSFIAQQVALESPQRVRGLVLVGSAPTANNAVIRELKATVDTLQDPIDPAFVRDFQASTFYRPIPPAFLDTAVSESLKVPARVWKAALAGLAAENHASQLWRIQAPVLVVGGDRDGIFSVGEQRALAHALPNARLALYADTGHAPHVELPQRFVNDVVAFLQGPCALP; encoded by the coding sequence ATGAAAGCTCATCTGTGTTGGCTGCTCGCCGCGACCCTGCTCGGTGCGTGTGGAGGCGCCGATGAAACGGCGCTCCCGTCCGCCGGCTCCGACGCCGCGGTGCTCGAAGAAGCCCTGCGGGAGACCGGGGGCGGCGGCACGGGATGGCGAGAGGGCTTCGTCCAGCTCACCACGGGCGTGCGCATGCACTACGTGGAGCAGGGCCGTCAGGACGGGCCGGTGCTCGTGCTGCTGCACGGCTACACCGACTCGTTCCACTCCTTCGACCTGGACTCCGCGCTGCTGCCGAGCCGGTACCACGTCTACGCGCTCGACCTGCGCGGCCATGGAGACTCCTCCCGGCCCACGTGCTGCTATTCCCAGTCGAACCTCGCCGCGGACGTCGTCGCCTTCCTCAACAGCCGGGGCGTGTCCCAGGCGGTGCTCGTCGGCCACTCCATGGGCAGCTTCATCGCCCAACAGGTCGCGCTCGAGTCCCCCCAGCGCGTCCGGGGGCTCGTGCTCGTCGGCTCGGCGCCCACCGCCAACAACGCCGTCATCCGGGAGCTGAAGGCCACCGTGGACACGCTCCAGGATCCCATCGATCCGGCATTCGTGCGCGACTTCCAGGCCAGTACCTTCTACCGCCCCATTCCCCCCGCCTTCCTCGACACCGCCGTCTCCGAGAGCCTCAAGGTGCCCGCGCGCGTCTGGAAGGCCGCGCTCGCGGGCCTGGCGGCGGAGAACCACGCCTCGCAGCTCTGGCGCATCCAGGCCCCCGTGCTCGTCGTGGGCGGAGACCGGGATGGCATCTTCTCCGTGGGCGAGCAGCGCGCACTCGCCCACGCCCTGCCCAACGCCCGCCTCGCCCTCTACGCCGACACCGGGCACGCCCCTCATGTGGAGCTGCCCCAGCGCTTCGTGAACGACGTGGTCGCCTTCCTCCAGGGCCCCTGCGCCCTGCCCTAG
- the popC gene encoding subtilisin-like protease PopC translates to MKSYLLVPKESIETHAKPGVRGTEQGERVLQRSTALQFMISGRAPDMLRSLGLNSATLPGRLPEVNGPVVARGKRKSAAKRGLKNEVQVAASEGPVMELPTAAEVGTYRHMPLIGATMAHFVSEQAERIARAELGKDFEFIPDTVHLTFPGPVAAGQIGPRNRGLSSLVNREWPEESGIAAAHAQGIKGAGVMLGILDTGVDADHPEHQDRVIQFRYVSLFPNSPQNPARDVRGFDPDGHGTHVAGIAAGTFHGVAPEVDLYVASVIESETIRTSLGRVAAGMEWLLHQFSRPENAMRPAVVNLSLGFPVQAPPGVSDMEYRLNIRALQTLVRRLVDSNVLPVVAAGNGGAGTAGYPAAFPEALSVGAVDFARRVASFSASGVVNQRPVPDVMGYGVNVYSSTERRCNNQAFYERMSGTSMAAPYVAGLAALYRCRSPDLTALEVRDLILDNVLKLPRTAEGRAGRGLAVYR, encoded by the coding sequence ATGAAGTCCTATCTCCTGGTTCCGAAGGAGTCGATCGAGACCCATGCCAAGCCGGGCGTGCGGGGCACGGAGCAGGGAGAGCGCGTGTTGCAGCGCAGCACCGCCCTTCAATTCATGATCAGCGGGCGGGCACCGGACATGCTGCGGAGCCTCGGGCTGAACTCCGCCACGCTGCCCGGACGCCTGCCCGAGGTGAACGGCCCCGTCGTGGCGCGCGGCAAGCGCAAGTCGGCGGCGAAGCGGGGCCTCAAGAACGAGGTCCAGGTCGCCGCCAGCGAGGGCCCGGTGATGGAACTGCCCACGGCCGCGGAAGTGGGCACCTACCGCCACATGCCACTCATCGGCGCCACCATGGCGCACTTCGTCTCGGAGCAGGCCGAGCGCATCGCCCGGGCGGAGCTGGGCAAGGACTTCGAGTTCATCCCGGACACGGTGCACCTCACCTTCCCGGGTCCGGTGGCCGCGGGGCAGATTGGCCCGCGCAACCGCGGCCTGTCCTCGCTCGTCAACCGCGAGTGGCCCGAGGAGAGCGGCATCGCCGCCGCCCATGCCCAGGGCATCAAGGGCGCCGGGGTGATGCTCGGCATCCTGGACACCGGCGTGGACGCGGACCACCCCGAGCACCAGGACCGCGTCATCCAGTTCCGCTACGTGTCGCTCTTTCCCAACTCACCGCAGAACCCCGCGCGGGACGTGCGCGGCTTCGATCCGGATGGCCACGGCACCCACGTGGCGGGCATCGCCGCGGGCACCTTCCACGGGGTCGCCCCGGAGGTGGACCTCTACGTCGCCTCGGTCATCGAGTCGGAGACCATCCGCACCAGCCTTGGCCGGGTGGCCGCCGGCATGGAGTGGCTGCTGCACCAGTTCTCCCGCCCGGAGAACGCCATGCGCCCCGCCGTGGTGAACCTGTCCCTGGGCTTCCCCGTCCAGGCGCCGCCGGGTGTCAGTGACATGGAGTATCGTCTCAACATCCGCGCCCTGCAGACGCTGGTGCGCCGCCTGGTGGACTCCAACGTCCTGCCCGTGGTGGCGGCCGGCAATGGAGGCGCTGGCACGGCTGGCTACCCAGCGGCCTTCCCAGAGGCCCTGTCCGTGGGGGCGGTCGACTTCGCGCGTCGCGTGGCCAGTTTCTCCGCCAGCGGCGTGGTGAACCAACGCCCGGTCCCCGATGTGATGGGTTATGGCGTGAACGTTTACTCGAGCACAGAACGACGGTGTAACAACCAGGCGTTCTATGAACGAATGAGCGGAACGAGCATGGCCGCCCCTTACGTCGCCGGACTGGCCGCGCTATATCGCTGCCGGTCCCCTGACTTGACGGCACTTGAAGTCAGGGATTTGATTCTCGACAATGTCCTGAAACTGCCGCGGACCGCCGAAGGACGAGCGGGCCGGGGTCTGGCGGTTTATAGGTAG
- a CDS encoding lipase family protein: MRLRHSLSWMGALVLGSLVSGCGPEQDAPEASPSATMPQATATTEQAAVSTAGVTSHFNDWLKANGYEPAYNLVRADLSGGSYGGKASASDTVVNQPVIFIHGNSDKAIGTGSAGQSGWNASIEYFLSKGYKTSELYATTWGPASAAMSAYQYHSKTNVMKVRKFIEAVKAYTGAAKVDIIAHSMGVTLARKAILGGYATDALEGGQYYIGAPLTSSVDTFVGIAGANLGLTSCYQTGTTTYTCGNTNGLYPGYLTAFGVSGRSAYLDDLLAQKGFEGAYRYSIWSTVDEIVGYGGVVYGSYTSQIPGQTGEKRYSSTPYGHFNSKDLTGAVQWSMVKNHTIP; the protein is encoded by the coding sequence ATGCGGCTGCGTCATTCCCTCTCATGGATGGGTGCGCTGGTGTTGGGCTCGCTCGTGAGTGGTTGCGGACCGGAGCAGGACGCCCCCGAGGCGTCTCCGTCCGCCACGATGCCCCAGGCCACGGCCACCACCGAGCAGGCGGCGGTGTCCACGGCGGGTGTCACCTCGCACTTCAATGATTGGTTGAAGGCCAACGGCTACGAGCCCGCGTACAACCTGGTGCGCGCGGATCTGTCCGGCGGCAGCTACGGAGGCAAGGCCAGCGCCTCGGACACGGTGGTGAACCAGCCCGTCATCTTCATCCACGGCAACTCGGACAAGGCCATTGGTACGGGCAGTGCGGGCCAGTCGGGCTGGAATGCCTCCATCGAGTACTTCCTGTCCAAGGGCTACAAAACGAGCGAGCTGTACGCCACGACCTGGGGCCCGGCGAGCGCGGCGATGTCGGCCTACCAGTACCACTCGAAGACGAACGTGATGAAGGTGCGCAAGTTCATCGAGGCGGTGAAGGCCTATACGGGCGCCGCCAAGGTGGACATCATCGCGCACTCCATGGGCGTGACGCTCGCACGCAAGGCCATCCTCGGCGGCTACGCCACGGACGCGCTGGAGGGGGGCCAGTACTACATCGGCGCGCCCCTGACGTCCTCGGTGGACACCTTCGTGGGCATCGCGGGCGCCAACCTCGGGCTGACCTCGTGCTACCAGACGGGCACCACCACCTATACGTGTGGCAACACCAATGGCCTCTACCCGGGCTACCTGACCGCGTTCGGCGTCAGCGGCCGCTCCGCCTACCTGGATGATCTGCTCGCCCAGAAGGGCTTCGAGGGCGCCTACCGCTACAGCATCTGGTCCACCGTGGACGAGATCGTCGGCTACGGGGGCGTCGTCTATGGGAGCTACACCTCTCAAATCCCGGGACAGACGGGAGAGAAGCGGTACTCGTCCACGCCCTACGGACACTTCAACTCCAAGGACCTCACCGGGGCCGTGCAGTGGAGCATGGTGAAGAACCACACCATTCCCTGA
- a CDS encoding prolipoprotein diacylglyceryl transferase has protein sequence MIPYLHVPPLKLGPFTIEPFGIFVALGIFLAARLLATQAERRQLDSNALQDYAPWGVGVGIVVGHLLHLFAYHPEELSKSPFQILKVWDGLSSFGGLLGGILAAVVFFRVKKLRFRDYADAFALAVAPGWAVARLGCFAVHDHPGVRTDFFLAVNFPGGARHDLGLYDAVFLFALTGLLWALRNTDAMRGKLLPLLSLLYAFGRFFFDSLRATDLSYVDARYLGLTPAQYGCIGLVAFGLYGLATWKATARGPRTESGAPGNVQPQAR, from the coding sequence TTGATTCCCTATCTGCACGTTCCTCCCCTCAAGCTCGGCCCCTTCACCATCGAGCCGTTCGGCATCTTCGTGGCGCTCGGCATCTTCCTGGCGGCCCGGCTGCTCGCCACCCAGGCCGAGCGGCGGCAACTCGACTCCAACGCGCTGCAGGACTACGCCCCCTGGGGCGTGGGCGTGGGCATCGTCGTGGGGCACCTGCTCCATCTCTTCGCCTATCACCCCGAGGAGCTCTCCAAGAGCCCCTTCCAAATCCTGAAGGTGTGGGACGGCCTGTCCTCCTTCGGAGGCCTGCTGGGCGGCATCCTCGCCGCCGTCGTCTTCTTCCGGGTGAAGAAGCTGCGCTTCCGCGACTACGCGGATGCCTTCGCCCTGGCCGTGGCCCCCGGATGGGCCGTGGCCCGGCTCGGCTGCTTCGCCGTGCATGACCACCCCGGTGTGCGCACCGACTTCTTCCTCGCCGTGAACTTCCCCGGCGGGGCCCGGCACGACCTGGGCTTGTATGACGCCGTCTTCCTCTTCGCCCTGACGGGCCTGCTGTGGGCGCTGCGCAACACCGACGCCATGCGCGGCAAGCTCCTGCCCCTCCTGTCCCTCCTCTATGCCTTCGGCCGCTTCTTCTTCGACTCGCTGCGCGCCACCGACCTCTCCTATGTCGATGCCCGCTACCTCGGCCTGACTCCCGCCCAGTACGGGTGCATCGGGCTCGTGGCCTTCGGGCTCTACGGACTCGCCACCTGGAAGGCGACCGCCCGCGGGCCCCGGACCGAATCCGGTGCGCCTGGAAACGTCCAACCCCAGGCGCGGTAG
- a CDS encoding SDR family oxidoreductase translates to MQLKDLKVIVTGGAQGMGAHFATRLHEAGAQVAVGDVNEERLAALPAAIHRRRLDVASEDDCAAFVAWAHEAMGGLNGLINNAGILRDGLLVKKDRATGEVKKLSTADWNAVIGVNLTGATLMVREVVAKMAQAGNRPGVIVNMSSIARHGNRGQSNYVSAKASLAANTLTWSREFAPFGIRVGAVAPGMIETPMTQGMNQKARDALVANIPVGRIGLPEDIWLAVKFVLECDYFNGRTIDVDGGLSM, encoded by the coding sequence ATGCAACTCAAGGATTTGAAGGTCATCGTCACGGGCGGAGCCCAGGGAATGGGCGCGCACTTCGCCACGAGGCTGCACGAGGCGGGAGCCCAGGTGGCCGTGGGTGACGTGAACGAGGAGCGGCTCGCGGCGCTGCCGGCCGCCATCCACCGCCGCCGCCTGGACGTGGCCAGCGAGGATGACTGCGCGGCGTTCGTGGCGTGGGCCCACGAGGCCATGGGGGGCCTCAACGGCCTCATCAACAACGCGGGCATCCTGCGCGACGGCCTGCTGGTGAAGAAGGATCGGGCCACGGGCGAGGTGAAGAAGCTGTCCACCGCGGACTGGAACGCCGTCATCGGGGTGAACCTCACGGGCGCCACGCTCATGGTGCGCGAGGTGGTGGCGAAGATGGCGCAGGCGGGAAACAGGCCCGGAGTCATCGTCAACATGAGTTCCATCGCCCGGCACGGCAACCGCGGGCAGAGCAACTACGTGTCCGCCAAGGCCTCGCTCGCGGCGAACACGCTCACCTGGTCGCGCGAGTTCGCCCCGTTCGGCATCCGCGTGGGCGCCGTGGCGCCGGGCATGATCGAGACGCCCATGACCCAGGGCATGAACCAGAAGGCGCGTGACGCGCTGGTGGCCAACATCCCCGTGGGCCGCATCGGCCTGCCCGAGGACATCTGGCTCGCGGTGAAGTTCGTCCTCGAGTGCGACTACTTCAACGGCCGCACCATCGACGTGGACGGCGGCTTGAGCATGTAG
- a CDS encoding TetR/AcrR family transcriptional regulator: MNRSSTPPAPRVVPLTPRGQRTRGKLLRAAETLFGEKGYEHASIADITREAEVALGTFYVYFPDKQSIFVEVVDDLGARLRRLIAEAVAGCEDRMAVEREGLRTFFQFASQQRHLYRIVRQAEFVDEACYRRYYDRFARGYVSGLKRAMDAGEVNRLDPEALAYCLMGMGDFLGMRWVLWESDAGLEHVLDTAMAFIRHGLDARPAEAPTGNKKKGSRTPRGSRSKT, from the coding sequence ATGAATCGGTCTTCAACTCCGCCCGCCCCCCGTGTCGTGCCATTGACCCCCCGAGGGCAGCGCACGCGCGGCAAGCTCCTGCGCGCGGCGGAGACGCTCTTCGGGGAGAAGGGCTACGAGCACGCCTCCATCGCGGATATTACCCGCGAGGCCGAGGTGGCGTTGGGGACTTTCTATGTCTACTTCCCCGACAAGCAATCCATCTTCGTGGAAGTGGTGGATGACCTGGGGGCGCGGCTGCGCCGGCTCATCGCGGAGGCGGTGGCGGGGTGCGAGGATCGCATGGCGGTGGAGCGGGAGGGATTGCGCACCTTCTTCCAGTTCGCCAGCCAGCAGCGTCACCTCTACCGCATCGTCCGGCAGGCCGAGTTCGTGGACGAGGCGTGCTACCGCCGCTACTACGACCGCTTCGCCCGGGGCTACGTGTCGGGCCTCAAGCGGGCCATGGACGCGGGCGAGGTGAATCGCCTGGATCCGGAAGCGCTCGCCTACTGCCTCATGGGCATGGGGGACTTCCTGGGCATGCGGTGGGTGCTGTGGGAGAGCGACGCGGGCCTGGAGCACGTGCTGGACACCGCGATGGCCTTCATCCGCCATGGCCTGGACGCGCGTCCGGCCGAGGCCCCCACCGGCAACAAGAAGAAGGGGTCGCGCACGCCGCGCGGCTCACGGAGCAAGACCTGA